GGGCGGCCTCGGTCCGATTGCCATAGCTGCGCCGGAGGGCCCGGTGGAGCAGGGTCCGCTCCAGGGCATGGAGGTTCTCTGCGAGGCTGTCCGATTCCAGGGGGAGCTGGCTCGTCTGCGGCGGGTCAGGAGCCTGGCCCAGGAGCTTCCAGCGGAGGAGGCGGTTGTGGAGCTCGAGCAGGTTGCCCGGGCAGGGCAGCACTCCCAGGGCCGAGGGCAGGGGCCCCGGGACTCCCAGGTCCAGAGCCAGGGCTTCCAGGCAGCCCTGGAGTGCCTCAGGGGCCTCGTCCACGGTCCAGAGCCTCAGGGGGATGCAGAGGGCCGCCAGGTTTCCGGGGGGGGGCTCGTGGGCCCCCAGGACGGCTCCCGGGTTCTTCCGGAGCCATGCCTCCAATTCGCCTGCAGCTTGCCGCCCAGCCTCGTCCCGAGTGGGCGTCCCACGGCGGGCACCGAGTTCCAGCACCAGGGTCGAGACTCCGGCGCCCGGTGGGCCATGGACCCACAGGGCATTAGGGGTGCCCAGCAGCAGCTCGAGCTGTCCCCCCCAGCTGGCAAATCCCGGCAGACGTTCCAGGGGGATCATCAGCCCTCCCCGCGCCGGAGGAGGCGCCAGCGTACGCGGAGGTCATGGAGGATCGGGCGCAGTGCCAGGAAGGCGAGGAAGCCCGCCAGTAACAGCGTGACCTTGAAGCCGATGTATTTGAAACCCAGAGCCCCGGCCACACCACCGCCGAAGAAGCTCGCCAGGATGAGGGCATGGAGCTTGAGCTTGATCCAGTTGGCCTTGACCCGCTCCACCCTGGGGTTCCTGGTCAGGTCGAAGTAGAGGGCCCTTCCGATCTCAATGCCGAGGTCCGTGACCACCCCTGTCATGTGGGTGGTGCGGACTTCGGCGCTGGAGATGGTGGTCACCACCGAGTTGTGCATGCCCATCAGGAAGGAGAGGAGCACGACGGTGAGGGGCAGGTAGAAGTGCCGCAGCTCCTGGAGGCGGTAGCCCATGAGTCCGAAGAGCAGCAGCAGGATCGCCTCGACCATGAGACTGAGGGCGTAGTAGCTCTGGTAGCGGTGGCGCTTCCCGTAGCTGATGAGGATCGAGGCGGAGGCCGCCCCTGCGCAGAAGCAGGCCACGGTGGCGATGGCCCCCAGGGCCACCGTGTGCT
The sequence above is drawn from the uncultured Holophaga sp. genome and encodes:
- a CDS encoding helix-turn-helix domain-containing protein; the encoded protein is MIPLERLPGFASWGGQLELLLGTPNALWVHGPPGAGVSTLVLELGARRGTPTRDEAGRQAAGELEAWLRKNPGAVLGAHEPPPGNLAALCIPLRLWTVDEAPEALQGCLEALALDLGVPGPLPSALGVLPCPGNLLELHNRLLRWKLLGQAPDPPQTSQLPLESDSLAENLHALERTLLHRALRRSYGNRTEAAQRLGVSRRQLYLLIDRHGDPVRGTLPVAPPPKRLRQQR
- a CDS encoding YoaK family protein, with translation MSRSPFTFLRAGLRRINHLLQGEADLEHLQKGAARTLDRLTALVPLDADLLMARGARRSHYLNRQLATSLAFTAGAVNAGGFLAVHAYTSHVSGTTSHAADALVLGQHTVALGAIATVACFCAGAASASILISYGKRHRYQSYYALSLMVEAILLLLFGLMGYRLQELRHFYLPLTVVLLSFLMGMHNSVVTTISSAEVRTTHMTGVVTDLGIEIGRALYFDLTRNPRVERVKANWIKLKLHALILASFFGGGVAGALGFKYIGFKVTLLLAGFLAFLALRPILHDLRVRWRLLRRGEG